Proteins from a single region of Hydra vulgaris chromosome 12, alternate assembly HydraT2T_AEP:
- the LOC105845519 gene encoding uncharacterized protein LOC105845519: MNENIPLVDVSCLLKYSKSQFKNDDFIGDKEIQSLAKILFDSFSKWGFVYLTGHTIDQEEIDQTFKDAKTFFELESHIKEQFLRTNDQNFGYVPYKFETFEKDRPFDLKECFQFQSNFSPNSELLRNMCSSFVQSKFYKSCEQFTYLLLKLFALFLIPDNVDFFVSKHHLGDVTQNPTTLRLLYYPSLPEHSCIASNQLRCGEHSDYGTITLLFQDNAGGLQVVSPSGNYIDVTPIPGSVVVNSADMIEIWSSGKLKSTRHRVVIPTSHEKARQSLAFFVHPDDDIRVFPLDGSKDFASVNPKEYLIKKFSETY; this comes from the exons atgaatgaaaatataCCATTAGTTGATGTTTCCTGTCTTTTAAAGTACAgtaaatctcaatttaaaaatgatgacTTTATTGGTGATAAAGAAATCCAATCTCtagcaaaaatattgtttgattcattttcaaaatgggGATTTGTGTATTTAACAGGACATACTATTGATCAAGAGGAAATTGACCAAACCTTTAAAGAtgcaaaaacgttttttgaacttGAAAGTCATATAAAAGAGCAATTCCTTCGAACAAATGACCAAAACTTTGGTTATGTCCCATATAAATTTGAGACATTTGAAAAAGATCGTccatttgatttaaaagaatgttttcaGTTTCAAAGCAATTTTAGTCCAAACTCAGAGTTGTTAAGGAATATGTGCTCAAGTTTTGttcaatcaaaattttacaaatcttGTGAGCAGTtcacttatttattattaaaactttttgcttTATTTCTTATTCCAgataatgttgatttttttgtcTCAAAACATCACCTTGGTGATGTCACCCAAAATCCAACTACTTTACGGTTGTTATATTACCCATCTTTACCTGAGCATAGTTGCATTGCAAGTAATCAGTTGCGTTGTGGCGAGCATTCTGATTATGGAACAATTACACTTTTATTTCAAGATAATGCAGGTGGATTGcag GTTGTCTCTCCATCTGGAAATTACATTGATGTAACACCTATTCCAGGAAGCGTTGTTGTTAATTCTGCAGATATGATCGAAATATGGTCTTCCGGAAAATTAAAGTCAACACGACATAGAGTTGTTATACCTACTAGCCACGAAAAAGCAAGGCAATCACTTGCATTTTTTGTTCATCCTGATGATGATATAAGAGTTTTTCCTTTAGATGGATCAAAAGACTTTGCAAGTGTCAATCctaaagaatatttaataaagaaattcagtgaaacttattaa